One window of Papaver somniferum cultivar HN1 chromosome 9, ASM357369v1, whole genome shotgun sequence genomic DNA carries:
- the LOC113313078 gene encoding uncharacterized protein LOC113313078, with product MNKDWVHWPRGDLPYQKALKNFIDTVCQRLGNPSEFSCPCVDCKNITFPLPPKEVHLHLLKRGWDPTYTDWVFHGETIHTSTDVHQEGATRGSYHIDAAVEADAHIDQGHEPVQDEGLENHVEEEDPPLYPNCKTHTKLSITVELYRHKTVNGLSRKSFDELLKTIGSLLPPDHCLPCSTYEVKKLLKSYQLTYQKIHACINDCCLFRKDLKDADECPKCHYSRWKADTSNMDDAEMIDKPQKKISVKVLRYFPIVPRLRRLFQSAALAEQLIWHATNKSKDGKMRHPTDSLDWKHIDTKYPEFASDPRNLRLGIAADGFNPFGDLSAAHSCWPVMLVVYNLPPKLCMQGDNIILSMLIPGKKQPGNDIDVYLQPLIDDLFELWEKGVQVYDSFTKTDFNLKALLMWTINDFPAYGNLSGCTYKGKAACPLCGENTLSNWLAFSRKTVYLNHRRFLRHNNPLRQKKDWFNGEIERKENPPVMSGAAALECQNIITNDFGKAEKNEEEIRKKKEQKKKNKGKSSAAASANVGNSKCGKRKRDVVADAAISGANDDETELRVFNKRSIFFDLPYWKDLLLRHNIDVMHTKKNVCESIIGTILNIKSKTKDGLKSRNDLKSMGIRPELHPVEINGKTILPPAPYCLNDKEKAILYNRMRNLKVPYGFSSDLRKHFSKDGCLGVLKAHDYHVLMQQILPVALQGLLPVGPREAIFRLCSYFHEICQRAVDLHRLIELEVEVAETLCMFERYFPPSLFDVMMHLTIHLAREVRLCGPVQYRWMYPFERYMKTFKEYVKNYAQPEACIAECYLGMKCVRYFDIRKAQAAETGVEQRRNKNTQNGSTPAARPLSKGVQVRMDSEKLKIAHRYVLFNTPEIDPYMIMHMDELKSPAGRAITSEDQLNSIQSDTFADWFQQKVKMQIEQGMPISYTVEWLSYGPLENYISYKGLVINNTRFITKDVKRVTQNSGVSIESTTLVAGLSETSGFYGVLEEILLLDYNHMFQIPIFKCDWAHTNFGVKVEDGFTLVNLKQHKNQYCNDPFILAKKARQVFYSRESNTSNWYVMVKPPPRGFHELEEYNEKHDTNFQPVDTSTLGFQMDDENESYLREDGEYTIVVPTKKKNKKKKKNKFTS from the exons ATGAATAAAGATTGGGTTCATTGGCCAAG AGGTGATCTTCCATATCAGAAGGCCTTGAAGAATTTCATAGATACCGTTTGTcagagacttggaaatccttcTGAATTCAGTTGTCCTTGTGTTGATTGTAAGAATATCACTTTCCCACTTCCTCCGAAAGAAGTGCATCTTCACTTGCTGAAACGAGGTTGGGATCCTACATACACTGACTGGGTTTTTCACGGGGAGACTATACACACTTCTACTGATGTACACCAAGAGGGAGCAACAAGGGGATCATATCATATAGATGCTGCTGTTGAAGCTGATGCACATATCGATCAGGGACATGAACCTGTGCAAGATGAGGGTTTGGAAAACCATGTGGAAGAGGAGGACCCACCGTTATATCCTAATTGTAAAACACACACAAAGTTATCCATCACTGTTGAATTGTATAGGCACAAGACAGTAAATGGTTTATCTAGGAAATCTTTTGACGAACTTCTCAAGACAATCGGTTCCTTGTTGCCGCCGGATCATTGTCTTCCTTGCTCAACATATGAAGTGAAAAAGCTCCTGAAATCTTATCAATTGACTTACCAGAAAATACATGCTTGTATTAATGATTGTTGTTTGTTTAGAAAAGATTTGAAAGATGCAGACGAGTGTCCTAAATGTCATTATTCTAGGTGGAAGGCAGACACATCTAACATGGACGATGCTGAAATGATAGACAAGCCGCAAAAGAAGATATCGGTGAAGGTGCTTAGGTACTTCCCCATTGTGCCTAGATTGAGAAGATTGTTTCAATCAGCAGCACTGGCTGAGCAGTTGATATGGCACGCGACGAACAAGAGTAAGGATGGGAAGATGCGTCATCCAACAGATTCTTTGGATTGGAAGCACATAGACACAAAGTATCCCGAGTTTGCTTCAGATCCCCGTAATTTGCGTCTTGGGATTGCTGCTGATGGATTTAATCCATTTGGTGATCTTTCCGCAGCCCACAGTTGTTGGCCAGTGATGCTCGTGGTTTATAATTTGCCCCCTAAGTTGTGTATGCAAGGTgacaacataattctgagcatgcTGATTCCAGGAAAAAAACAACCGGGTAATGACATTGATGTATACTTGCAGCCCTTGATTGATGATCTTTTTGAGTTGTGGGAGAAAGGGGTGCAGGTATATGATTCGTTTACTAAAACAGATTTTAACTTGAAGGCGTTATTAATGTGGACAATAAACGATTTCCCTGCATATGGTAATTTATCTGGATGTACGTATAAAGGGAAGGCAGCCTGTCCTCTTTGCGGTGAAAATACACTTTCAAACTGGTTGGCATTTAGTCGTAAAACTGTCTACTTGAATCATAGGAGATTTCTTCGTCATAATAATCCTCTTCGGCAGAAAAAAGACTGGTTTAATGGAGAGATTGAGAGGAAGGAAAACCCACCTGTTATGTCTGGTGCTGCTGCACTTGAATGTCAGAATATTATTACAAATGATTTTGGGAAAGCGGAGAAGAACGAGGAGGagataaggaaaaagaaagagcaaaagaagaagaataagggcAAGAGTAGTGCGGCAGCAAGTGCAAATGTGGGTAATTCTAAATGTGGGAAGCGGAAAAGGGATGTTGTTGCTGATGCGGCTATTTCTGGTGCaaatgatgatgaaactgaactTCGAGTGTTTAACAAACGGTCAATATTCTTCGACTTGCCTTACTGGAAG GATTTATTACTACGGCACAatattgatgttatgcatacaaaaaaaaatgtttgcgAGAGTATTATTGGTACCATATTGAATATAAAGTCCAAAACAAAAGACGGTCTAAAGTCCCGCAATGATCTGAAGAGTATGGGAATAAGACCAGAATTACATCCAGTAGAGATAAATGGAAAAACGATCCTTCCACCAGCACCATACTGTTTAAATGACAAGGAAAAGGCTATATTGTATAATAGGATGAGAAATTTAAAGGTTCCATATGGTTTTAGTTCTGATCTTAGAAAGCATTTCTCAAAAGATGGTTGCTTAGGTGTTCTTAAggctcatgattaccatgttcttATGCAACAAATATTACCCGTTGCTTTGCAAGGACTTTTACCTGTAGGTCCAAGGGAGGCAATTTTCAGGTTATGTTCTTATTTTCACGAAATATGCCAAAGGGCAGTTGATCTCCATAGATTAATAGAACTTGAAGTAGAAGTTGCTGAGACTTTGTGTATGTTTGAGAGGTACTTCCCTCCGTCACTTTTTGATGTCATGATGCACTTGACAATTCACCTAGCTCGAGAAGTGCGATTATGTGGACCTGTACAATATCgttggatgtatccatttgaaag GTATATGAAGACATTCAAAGAATATGTAAAGAATTATGCACAACCTGAAGCTTGTATAGCCGAGTGTTATCTTGGAATGAAGTGTGTTAGGTATTTTGATATTCGTAAGGCCCAAGCAGCTGAAACAGGAGTAGAGCAAAGGCGTAACAAAAACACTCAAAATGGTTCCACACCGGCAGCACGTCCTCTTTCTAAAGGTGTCCAAGTGCGTATGGATAGTGAGAAGTTAAAGATAGCTCACAGATATGTGCTTTTTAACACACCCGAAATTGACCCATATATGAT AATGCATATGGACGAGTTAAAATCTCCTGCTGGGAGGGCAATTACTAGTGaagaccaactcaattccatacaGTCTGACACATTTGCAGATTggtttcaacaaaag GTTAAGATGCAAATTGAACAAGGCATGCCAATATCATACACGGTAGAATGGTTGTCATATGGGCCGTTGGAAAACTACATATCATATAAAGGCTTGGTTATCAATAACACTAGGTTTATTACGAAGGATGTTAAGAGAGTCACACAAAACAGTGGAGTTTCAATTGAATCAACAACCTTAGTTGCAGGATTGTCAGAAACTAGTGGGTTCTACGGtgttttagaagaaattctattgttGGACTACAATCATATGTTTCAAATTCCAATATTCAAATGTGATTGGGCTCACACCAATTTTGGTGTGAAGGTAGAAGATGGCTTTACATTAGTCAATTTAAAGCAGCATAAGAACCAATACTGTAATGATCCATTCATTTTAGCAAAGAAAGCGCGACAAGTTTTCTATTCTCGAGAGTCAAATACATCTAACTGGTATGTGATGGTGAAACCACCGCCCAGGGGTTTCCATGAATTAGAGGAATACAATGAAAAGCATGACACAAATTTCCAACCAGTGGATACTTCAACTCTTGGTTTCCAAATGGATGACGAGAACGAGAGTTACTTAAGAGAAGATGGGGAATATACCATAGTGGttccgacaaagaagaagaacaaaaagaagaagaaaaataagttcACAAGTTAG
- the LOC113310386 gene encoding CHD3-type chromatin-remodeling factor PICKLE-like, with protein MSSLVERLRIRSDRRPSYNIDESDDEADFEQRSGRTQENPERYVRTDAKADSCQGCGENGDLLECETCTYAYHSKCLLPPLRSPPNSWKCPECLSPLNDIDKILDCEMRPTVAEDSDASKLGSKQIFVKQYLVKWKGLSYLHCTWVPEKEFLKAFKAHPGLRTKVNNFNNKSTTANNSEDDFVAIRPEWTTVDRILASRQNGDEREFLVKWKELGYDECYWEVESDISAFEPEIKRFDGINSQSRNPSSSKQKNAIRDAKEAKKKPKEFQHYERSPDFLTGGSLHPYQLEGLNFLRFSWSKQTHVILADEMGLGKTIQSIAFLGSLFEENLYPHLVVAPLSTLRNWEREFATWAPHMNVVMYVGSSAARSVIREYEFYFPKGQSKKLKKKKAGQVLSESKQDRIKFDVLLTSYEMINLDSASLKPIKWECVIVDEGHRLKNKDSKLFISLKQYSSNHRTLLTGTPLQNNLDELFMLMHFLDAGKFSSLEEFQEEFKDINQEEQIARLHRMLAPHLLRRVKKDVLKEMPPKKELILRVELSSKQKEYYKAILTRNYEILTRKGGGHISLINVVMELRKLCCHAYMLDGVEPDIEDPNEAYRQLLDTSGKLHLLDKMMVKLKEQGHRVLIYTQFQHMLDLLEDYCIYKKWLYERIDGKVSGAERQVRIDRFNANNSSRFCFLLSTRAGGLGINLATADTVIIYDSDWNPHADLQAMARAHRLGQTNKVMIYRLITRGTIEERMMQLTKKKMVLEHLVVGKLKAQNINQEELDDIIRYGSKELFADESDEAGKARQIHYDAAAIDRLLDRDQAGAEEATVDDVVDDGGFLKAFKVANFEYIDEVQAAAEAEAQKASMLNKPAASNTETKVYWEDLLKDRYEEHKVEEFTAMGKGKRSRKQMVSVEEDDLAGLEDASSDEEFDVTEADWVNAEMISAGTAAGKRPQSKKKARADTSGPIPLMEGEGNSFRVLGFNQSQRAAFVQILMRFGVGDYDWVEFAPRLKQKAYEEIKEYGTLFLSHITEEINDAPCFSDGVPKEGLRIQDVLVRMAVLMLIKEKVQLQQEQPGNPLFAENIISRYPGLKNGKSWREEHDLLLLHAVLKHGYGRWQNIVDDKDLHLQEIICQEQNLPFINTSQMNAGVNPVNPEMTSNKQSMGSGGVNDFKSDFALGIAENANRAQVFQDPSMLYNFREMQRRLVEFIKKRVLLLEKGLNAEYQKVYFGDDQPNEVSNGSPNVVDVESPTSLGNNAQTGEPLPPIEPIALEELKTVACDDSSDRINMGRLYNELCKVVGEDIQESVQPQDGNKPAGFTLKESISRIEAIKEDLQHIFTPPNTTPSSEEIKVVSDQSAQDTVSGGECLTRKNGDDFKVGEKFDSLPKVSEADSEPPSALLNAVKDSSEVAESNDSSIPVSSSVEGSVDVDMADTEPKRSGGVIVLED; from the exons ATGAGTAGTTTGGTGGAGAGACTGCGGATTAGGTCAGATCGAAGACCGTCATATAATATCGATGAATCAGATGATGAAGCCGATTTTGAGCAACGATCTGGGCGTACACAAGAAAATCCTGAGAGATATGTCAGAACTGACGCC AAAGCTGACTCATGTCAAGGCTGTGGAGAAAACGGGGATCTTCTTGAATGCGAGACATGCACATACGCGTACCACTCTAAATGTTTGCTTCCTCCTTTAAGATCTCCTCCTAACAGCTGGAAATGCCCGGAATGT CTGAGCCCTCTAAATGACATTGATAAGATATTAGATTGTGAAATGCGACCCACCGTAGCAGAAGATAGTGATGCTTCCAAGCTGGGTTCCAAGCAAATATTCGTTAAGCAATACCTTGTCAAGTGGAAAGGACTATCATATCTGCACTGCACATG GGTGCCGGAGAAGGAGTTTCTAAAGGCTTTCAAGGCACATCCTGGTCTGAGGACTAAAGTAAATAATTTCAACAATAAGTCAACGACTGCGAATAACTCCGAAGATGACTTTGTGGCAATTCGTCCTGAATGGACTACCGTTGATAGGATTCTTGCTAGCAG GCAGAATGGTGACGAGAGGGAGTTCCTTGTGAAGTGGAAAGAGCTTGGCTACGACGAGTGCTATTGGGAAGTTGAATCTGATATATCTGCATTCGAACCTGAAATCAAAAGATTTGACGGAATCAATTCACAGTCTCGCAATCCATCCTCCAGTAAGCAGAAAAATGCCATCCGAGATGCTAAGGAAGCCAAAAAGAAGCCAAAAGAATTTCAGCATTATGAACGTAGCCCTGATTTTCTTACTGGAG GTTCTCTACATCCTTACCAGCTCGAAGGGTTAAACTTTTTACGGTTCTCTTGGTCTAAACAGACACATGTCATCCTTGCAGATGAAATGGGTCTCG GGAAAACCATACAGAGTATTGCTTTTCTGGGATCTTTATTCGAAGAAAATCTCTATCCTCATTTAGTAGTTGCACCTCTTTCAACCTTACGCAACTGGGAACGTGAGTTCGCGACCTGGGCGCCTCACATGAATGTG GTGATGTATGTCGGGTCTTCTGCGGCTCGTTCTGTCATTAGGGAATACGAATTTTACTTCCCTAAAGGTCAATCTAAGAAGCTGAAGAAAAAGAAGGCTGGTCAAGTTTTGTCTGAAAGCAAGCAAGATAGAATAAAATTTGACGTCCTTCTAACTTCATATGAAATGATTAATTTAGACTCAGCCTCCTTGAAACCGATTAAGTGGGAGTGTGTG ATTGTTGATGAAGGCCATCGCCTTAAGAACAAAGattcaaaattatttatttcactGAAGCAATACTCCAGTAATCATCGTACGCTTCTAACTGGGACTCCGCTACAG AACAATCTAGATGAGCTGTTTATGCTGATGCACTTCCTAGATGCTGGAAAG TTTTCCAGTTTGGAGGAGTTCCAAGAGGAGTTTAAGGATATCAATCAAGAAGAGCAAATTGCAAGGCTCCATAGAATGTTGGCGCCACATCTTCTCAGAA GAGTTAAAAAGGATGTCTTGAAGGAGATGCCGCCTAAGAAGGAACTCATTTTACGCGTGGAATTAAGTAGCAAGCAGAAAGAATACTACAAAGCCATCTTGACTCGGAATTATGAGATACTGACTCGCAAGGGTGGCGGGCAT ATTTCTCTTATAAATGTGGTTATGGAACTACGAAAGCTGTGCTGTCATGCATATATGCTAGATGGAGTGGAACCAGATATAGAAGATCCTAACGAAGCTTACAG GCAGCTTCTGGATACTTCTGGAAAATTGCATTTATTGGACAAAATGATGGTGAAGCTTAAAGAACAAGGGCATAGAGTTCTTATATATACGCAGTTTCAGCACATGCTAGATTTACTGGAAGACTATTGTATCTACAAG AAATGGCTGTATGAACGGATTGATGGAAAAGTCAGCGGAGCAGAGAGACAAGTCCGCATAGATCGCTTTAATGCCAATAACTCTTCCAGATTCTGTTTTCTGCTCTCTACCAGAGCTGGGGGGTTGGGAATAAATCTTGCTACTGCTGACACAGTCATCATTTATGACAG TGATTGGAATCCTCATGCTGATTTACAAGCCATGGCTAGAGCTCACCGGCTCGGTCAGACCAATAAG GTAATGATTTATCGGCTGATAACTAGAGGAACCATTGAGGAAAGAATGATGCAGCTGACCAAAAAGAAAATGGTTTTGGAGCATCTGGTTGTCGGGAAACTCAAAGCAcaaaatataaatcag GAAGAGCTAGACGACATCATAAGATACGGTTCGAAAGAGCTTTTTGCGGATGAGAGTGATGAAGCTGGGAAAGCTCGTCAAATACACTATGATGCTGCTGCAatagatag ATTGCTGGATCGTGATCAAGCTGGAGCGGAAGAGGCTACAGTAGATGACGTGGTTGATGATGGTGGCTTTTTAAAAGCGTTTAAG GTTGCAAATTTTGAATACATAGATGAAGTGCAAGCAGCAGCTGAAGCAGAAGCACAGAAGGCGTCCATGCTGAATAAGCCTGCTGCCAGCAATACAGAAACAAAAGTTTACTGGGAAGATCTGTTAAAGGACAGATATGAAGAACATAAAGTTGAAGAATTCACTGCTATGGGGAAGGGAAAGAGAAGCCGTAAACAG ATGGTATCTGTCGAAGAGGATGACCTAGCTGGACTTGAAGATGCTAGTtctgatgaagaatttgatgTTACTGAAGCTGATTGGGTTAATGCTGAAATGATCTCGGCTGGGACTGCAGCAGGAAAGAGGCCTCAGTCAAAGAAGAAAGCACGTG CGGATACCAGCGGACCTATTCCTTTGATGGAAGGTGAGGGAAATTCATTCAGAGTTCTCGGATTCAACCAAAGCCAAAGGGCTGCATTTGTCCAGATATTAATGAG GTTCGGAGTAGGTGATTATGATTGGGTTGAGTTTGCTCCTCGCTTGAAGCAGAAGGCATACGAGGAAATCAAAGA ATATGGAACTCTCTTTTTGTCACATATTACTGAGGAAATTAATGATGCACCATGCTTTTCAG ATGGCGTGCCAAAAGAAGGACTTAGGATACAAGATGTACTTGTTAGAATGGCAGTGTTGATGTTGATCAAAGAAAAG GTACAGCTTCAACAAGAACAACCTGGTAATCCCCTTTTTGCGGAAAACATCATTTCACGCTATCCTGGGCTTAAGAATGGAAAATCATGGAGGGAGGAACACGACTTATTGTTGTTGCATGCAGTTTTAAA GCATGGGTATGGAAGATGGCAAAATATTGTTGATGATAAGGATTTGCATCTTCAAGAGATCATTTGCCAGGAGCAAAATCTACCCTTCATAAATACTTCTCAAATGAATGCTGGTGTAAATCCAGTTAATCCTGAAATGACATCCAATAAGCAATCAATGGGATCTGGTGGTGTAAATGATTTTAAGTCTGATTTTGCACTGGGTATCGCAGAGAACGCTAACCGTGCCCAAGTGTTTCAGGATCCTTCCATGTTGTATAATTTCAGGGAGATGCAGAGAAGATTGGTTGAGTTTATTAAAAAAAGAGTActtcttttggagaaaggactcaATGCAGAGTACCAGAAAGTTTATTTT GGTGATGATCAACCAAATGAGGTGTCAAATGGTTCTCCAAATGTTGTTGACGTCGAGAGTCCTACTTCCTTGGGGAACAATGCCCAAACTGGTGAACCTCTTCCTCCGATAGAACCAATTG CTCTTGAAGAATTAAAAACTGTTGCCTGTGATGACAGTTCAGATCGTATTAATATGGGAAGGCTTTATAATGAG CTGTGTAAAGTAGTTGGAGAAGACATCCAAGAATCAGTTCAGCCACAGGACGGAAATAAACCTGCCGGTTTTACCCTGAAAGAAAGCATCTCTCGTATTGAAGCCATTAAGGAGGACTTGCAACATATTTTTACTCCTCCAAATACCACTCCATCTTCCGAAGAAATCAAAGTGGTATCTGATCAATCAGCTCAGGATACTGTTTCTGGAGGTGAGTGTCTAACAAGAAAAAATGGAGATGATTTCAAAGTTGGTGAAAAGTTCGACTCCCTGCCAAAGGTTTCTGAAGCAGATTCAGAGCCTCCGTCAGCTCTTTTAAATGCTGTAAAGGATAGCTCTGAAGTTGCTGAGTCCAACGATTCGTCAATACCTGTGTCAAGTTCAGTGGAAGGATCTGTAGATGTGGATATGGCTGATACCGAACCGAAGAGAAGTGGTGGAGTGATTGTTTTGGAAGATTGA